From the genome of Papaver somniferum cultivar HN1 unplaced genomic scaffold, ASM357369v1 unplaced-scaffold_10, whole genome shotgun sequence:
TTACAAGCACCTGAAGAGATTTTTAATTGGATCAAGGGTGAAAATGGTGTTTGGGCGGTTTTCTTGGCCCTTGCCTTTAAACTGTTTTACATCTTTCCAAAAGAACTGGAGTTACCTCTTTATGCGATGTTGTTCGTAATTGCTTCTCCTCAACAAGTAGTTAAATTGAGAGGAACCCAGACTGGctctgttatttctttgttgATTGCAGGGTTTTTGGCTTTTCAACATTTCTCAGGGATTGGGTTTGGAAATTTACTGAAAGGGTTTCAGCCAGGTTCTCTTCTTGCTACTGTTGGTGTTATTGGTATCACTCTTGCTCCGTTAATGCTTTTGATTGGATCGAAGTTATGAATGGATGGATGAATCTATGATGAAACAGATTTTAGGAAGAAAATTGGGACTGTGTGTAATCTTTTTGATGTAATGTTCTTTTTGAATTTGTAATACCGCCAACCATGATGCATACAGTTTGGAACGAGGGGAATACTAGTACAAAGTTCTAACTTCCAAAATTTCTAATGCATAATAAAAGTCAAGATGATAAATGTTATTGAATCTTAGTCGTTAATCAAATTCATTTGATCCACGAGATTCTCCTCGGCGAAATTTCTTTATGAGAAAATAACATTTAATCTCAcatgtgcaaaactcatgaaatTTCAGTGGAGGGTGTTTGTTTTCGTGTGGACTCGATGTCTGAATTTGACTGTACCGTTGCTGAATCAGATGTcacactgttttttttttcctaaagaaTTTATTAACTCACGGAATTGGTTACACCTCTTGTGTCTGCATATAATGCTTCCACAATAAAGTTTGGTGGATTTTGAATCCAACTTGTCTGCTGATTTATTAAAGTTTGGTGGATTTTGAAATAAACGTGAATGTTTTGCCAGCTTGTCTGCTGATTTATTAATTTTCCTACTGATAAACTTGTAAGACCATAATGGGTGCTTGTTAAAAAGATTAATAACTTCCAAAGCTAGAGTTTGAGATTCTCATCGAACTTTCTGGTAGTCTCCTTTGGCCGCTGCGACTATAGTTTGAGCATCCATCTCAAAACACACTTGGTATATTTTGAGTTCTTCTGCCCAAAGCATAGCTCTCCTCAGCCCTTCAAGTTCTGCATGTTGTGCGTCTAGATATCCACTTTTTTATAGATGCAGCGTCCTTGTTCAAATTCACCTGCATCATTACAAAGTATTAGACCAATACCTGTGTGATATACGTTTAAGACAGATTTAAAAGCAGAATCAGAACATATGGAATAAGTAAAAGCATTAGGAGGAATCCAGGTCTGTTGAGAATTATTAGTTAAGTTATTTTGGTAGCTTTGTTGTTGTGTTCGCTTTATTCCTGATCATGTTATCTGGTTGAGATACTGAATAATGCGAATAGTTTCCATAGGGTTTGGCTTCTTCCCATCAAAAACACATCGACATCTttctttcaaaatttaccaacaaGCATTTGCCATCTTGATTATCCAGTCTTCATCTAATTTGATGAAATCGTTTGAGAACCAACTGGTGATCCAGTCATCCACCGTAGTATCAGCAGCTTCCATGCTTTTTCTAGCTCCAGGTATTGACATCCAAACAGCTCGAGCAAAGTGGCATTCCCATAACATATGCCTAGTCGTTTCTACAGCTTGATTACACATACTGCACATATCTCCAGAATACTGCATTACCCTGCCCATGCGTTCGTTTGATGGTATGATatcattcatacacttccatAGGAAGGTTTTAACTCTTGGCAGAGTATCCAAGTTCCATAGGTTTTTTCCATAATAAAGCCTGATTCGCATCGTGCATATTAGCTGCATTAGTTTTGATGTCCACCAATTTTTTGTAGGCAGACTTAACTATGAATTGACCATTCCTTGTGAGACTCCAGATTAATCTGTCTGTAGAATATGTAGGTATTCTCATGTTAAGAATTTTCCCTTCATTAGTCGAAATTGCTACGAAAAGTCGTTAGGGTATTTCTTCGTCTACCCTGACTAGTATTAGTCCTTTATCTTTCTAGGTTGAGTACAGTGACGACTTTTTATCTCTGAAATTGACATTTACAGGGTCGTCATAGTATTCATACTTATACCTAGCCGACTAGTGTTGTAGTAATTAAGGACGTCATGTTTTGAAAACTTGAACCTTGCCGACCAATAACTGCCATAAAACGGTTTCTCTGTGTACATTTTTGCTTTTAGTCGGCATAGGTCTTTTACCTGTAACCGGGACGACCCTGTTTATAAGATTTTAAGTCGTTGGTGTTTGGAATTATCAACCTTTAtgactatagtttagtcggcatGTTATGAAATTAAAACCTTGCTGAccaatcatgcatttgtaacacctttctttGTATGTTAAAAATCCTAGTCGGTATTATGATTTATTATCAGCATGCTGGCTACTAATGGTCGTTATCTTCCAAATTTTTCgaccatgccgacttttcatacattcagaactgaaagtgttgattccttctataattttgagtatgaaatcactcagcagctttgcaatcccctttgtaGAAGTGTTTAGCCAGCATGGTTTCATTTccgttacaaaaataaaaaaaaataataataataaaaaaaaatcctcaaaaatCACAACATATAATCCATGAGTTCAATCCAAATAAaacataatttcaaaattttaattcaactaattaattaattaacctaaacagATTATTAATGTTAATTAAGCAAAGATAGATTATGCATTTTTAAAATAACTGGTTAAGGGGTATTGTGTTTCACTTCAAAATGACCAggattttgtctcattaggtataccccaattaatcttaGTGTACCCCAATCATTAAATTATTCgaaacaaagcaataaaaataattctataagaaaataataaaaaataaacatatcAACACCGTTGTTTAGATATGTTATAACCATTAGATAAgcatttcaaatcataattcattttatttttttaataaacaaTCGCTAATAAACCTTTTTTTCCAACATAATATTTTGCAATACAAACATCATTTTCATAGCCTTTCACTTCCCACCAACATACTTTGAGAATATCTGGATTTGATCGAATCATTCAATCGGATCTGGTTCAATGTGTTTGTTTTTCAAATCAGATCTAACTCAACTAACTTAAAATTATGTGAGTCAGTGGCTTGACTCAATGAGTCATGAGTATCGTATTCCCCAATTCAAACGA
Proteins encoded in this window:
- the LOC113326960 gene encoding cold-regulated 413 inner membrane protein 1, chloroplastic-like: MGKRNGAGSLLSPQNLQWVCVIASAVLIIANGTSIQKSFIVPLFILQAPEEIFNWIKGENGVWAVFLALAFKLFYIFPKELELPLYAMLFVIASPQQVVKLRGTQTGSVISLLIAGFLAFQHFSGIGFGNLLKGFQPGSLLATVGVIGITLAPLMLLIGSKL